The following are encoded together in the Myxocyprinus asiaticus isolate MX2 ecotype Aquarium Trade chromosome 7, UBuf_Myxa_2, whole genome shotgun sequence genome:
- the rnf175 gene encoding RING finger protein 175 isoform X1 — MAGLQPQEDLLKMSHRETWKMQHERLHVKHRGHEAMHAEMVLILIATLVVAQIVLVQWKQRHCRSYNLVTLLQMWVVPLYFTIKLYWWRFLSTWGMFSVITSYVIFRATRKPLSCRTPRMVYKWFLLIYKLSYAVGVIGYLAIMCTMFGFNIFFRIKAEDSMDVGVIMLFYGLYYGVMGRDFAEICSDYMASTIGYYNRGGMPSRNLSNDICAVCGQKILVDVDEEGIIEDTYQLSCNHIFHEFCIRGWCIVGKKQTCPYCNEKVDIKRMMDNPWERTHVLYGQLLDWLRYLVAWQPIIIGIVHGINFSLGLE; from the exons ATGGCTGGCCTGCAACCCCAG GAGGATCTTTTGAAAATGTCTCACAGAGAAACCTGGAA GATGCAGCACGAGAGGTTACATGTGAAGCACAGAGGTCATGAGGCCATGCACGCTGAGATGGTTTTGATTCTCATCGCCACACTAGTGGTCGCTCAGATTGTGCTGGTTCAATGGAAACAAAGACACTGCAGATCCTATAAC CTTGTGACACTGTTGCAGATGTGGGTGGTTCCTCTGTACTTTACCATTAAGCTTTACTGGTGGCGTTTCCTGTCCACATGGGGCATGTTCTCTGTCATCACCAGCTATGTCATATTCAGAGCTACACGCAAACCGCTGTCCTGCAGAACGCCAag GATGGTGTATAAGTGGTTCCTCCTCATTTACAAGCTGAGCTACGCTGTGGGTGTGATTGGATATCTCGCCATCATGTGTACCATGTTTGGATTCAACATTTTCTTCAG gatTAAAGCAGAGGACTCTATGGATGTTGGTGTGATTATGCTTTTCTATGGTCTGTACTATGGGGTGATGGGACGAGACTTTGCAGAAATCTGTTCAGACTACATGGCATCTACTATAGGG tacTATAACAGGGGTGGTATGCCGTCCCGAAACCTTAGTAATGACATATGTGCAGTGTGTGGTCAGAAGATTCTTGTGGATGTAGATGAAGAAGGCATCATTGAGGACACCTACCAGCTCTCCTGCAACCACAT ATTTCATGAATTCTGTATTCGAGGCTGGTGCATCGTGGGAAAAAAGCAGACATGTCCATACTGCAATGAGAAGGTGGACATCAAAAGAATGATGGACAACCC CTGGGAGAGAACACATGTTTTATACGGACAACTTCTGGACTGGTTAAGGTACCTGGTGGCCTGGCAACCCATTATAATTGGAATCGTGCATGGAATAAATTTTTCACTTGGACTTGAATAG
- the rnf175 gene encoding RING finger protein 175 isoform X2, producing the protein MAGLQPQEDLLKMSHRETWKMQHERLHVKHRGHEAMHAEMVLILIATLVVAQIVLVQWKQRHCRSYNMWVVPLYFTIKLYWWRFLSTWGMFSVITSYVIFRATRKPLSCRTPRMVYKWFLLIYKLSYAVGVIGYLAIMCTMFGFNIFFRIKAEDSMDVGVIMLFYGLYYGVMGRDFAEICSDYMASTIGYYNRGGMPSRNLSNDICAVCGQKILVDVDEEGIIEDTYQLSCNHIFHEFCIRGWCIVGKKQTCPYCNEKVDIKRMMDNPWERTHVLYGQLLDWLRYLVAWQPIIIGIVHGINFSLGLE; encoded by the exons ATGGCTGGCCTGCAACCCCAG GAGGATCTTTTGAAAATGTCTCACAGAGAAACCTGGAA GATGCAGCACGAGAGGTTACATGTGAAGCACAGAGGTCATGAGGCCATGCACGCTGAGATGGTTTTGATTCTCATCGCCACACTAGTGGTCGCTCAGATTGTGCTGGTTCAATGGAAACAAAGACACTGCAGATCCTATAAC ATGTGGGTGGTTCCTCTGTACTTTACCATTAAGCTTTACTGGTGGCGTTTCCTGTCCACATGGGGCATGTTCTCTGTCATCACCAGCTATGTCATATTCAGAGCTACACGCAAACCGCTGTCCTGCAGAACGCCAag GATGGTGTATAAGTGGTTCCTCCTCATTTACAAGCTGAGCTACGCTGTGGGTGTGATTGGATATCTCGCCATCATGTGTACCATGTTTGGATTCAACATTTTCTTCAG gatTAAAGCAGAGGACTCTATGGATGTTGGTGTGATTATGCTTTTCTATGGTCTGTACTATGGGGTGATGGGACGAGACTTTGCAGAAATCTGTTCAGACTACATGGCATCTACTATAGGG tacTATAACAGGGGTGGTATGCCGTCCCGAAACCTTAGTAATGACATATGTGCAGTGTGTGGTCAGAAGATTCTTGTGGATGTAGATGAAGAAGGCATCATTGAGGACACCTACCAGCTCTCCTGCAACCACAT ATTTCATGAATTCTGTATTCGAGGCTGGTGCATCGTGGGAAAAAAGCAGACATGTCCATACTGCAATGAGAAGGTGGACATCAAAAGAATGATGGACAACCC CTGGGAGAGAACACATGTTTTATACGGACAACTTCTGGACTGGTTAAGGTACCTGGTGGCCTGGCAACCCATTATAATTGGAATCGTGCATGGAATAAATTTTTCACTTGGACTTGAATAG